The following proteins are encoded in a genomic region of Nitrospirota bacterium:
- a CDS encoding NAD(P)H-dependent glycerol-3-phosphate dehydrogenase, with product MIERISVIGAGGWGTAIAVMLAGKGYDVRLWVFEKDLCDIIKDKKENSIYLPKVLLPENVTVTNSLQEAVDESAMIVHVVPSQFTREVLRRLVPNISGDPIIVCCTKGIETETLLPMSGVFKETLPERLHSKLSFLSGPSFAKEVVKRLPTAVSVASYEKEIGLTVQSVFNTSYFRVYTNSDVIGVELGGALKNVIAIAAGVSDGLGLGHSSRAALITRGLTEITRLGVAMGANASTFAGLSGLGDLVLTATGELSRNRTVGYKLGQGMKLNDILSDMKMIAEGVNTTAAAYQLSKKYGVEMPITEQMYRLLYEDIEPRDVVTVLMKRELKAE from the coding sequence GTGATAGAACGAATTTCTGTCATTGGTGCTGGCGGCTGGGGAACAGCCATTGCGGTAATGCTTGCAGGAAAAGGCTATGATGTAAGATTGTGGGTGTTTGAAAAAGACCTATGCGATATAATAAAGGATAAGAAAGAGAATTCCATATACCTTCCTAAAGTCCTCCTGCCTGAGAATGTAACTGTAACAAATAGTCTTCAAGAGGCTGTTGATGAATCTGCAATGATTGTTCATGTTGTTCCCTCACAGTTTACGAGGGAGGTTCTAAGGAGACTTGTCCCGAACATAAGCGGTGATCCCATCATTGTATGTTGCACAAAGGGAATTGAGACAGAAACCTTACTCCCTATGTCAGGGGTCTTTAAAGAAACGCTTCCAGAAAGACTACATTCTAAGTTATCATTTCTTTCAGGACCAAGTTTTGCGAAGGAGGTTGTTAAACGACTTCCTACTGCGGTCTCTGTGGCTTCATACGAAAAAGAGATTGGGTTGACTGTTCAGTCTGTATTTAATACATCATACTTCAGGGTCTATACGAATTCCGATGTGATCGGTGTTGAACTCGGAGGGGCATTAAAGAATGTAATAGCTATTGCAGCAGGTGTATCAGATGGCCTGGGTCTCGGTCATAGTAGCAGGGCGGCGTTGATTACAAGGGGATTAACCGAAATAACAAGACTTGGTGTTGCTATGGGAGCAAATGCTTCTACCTTCGCTGGGCTCTCAGGGCTTGGAGACCTTGTGCTTACTGCAACAGGAGAACTCTCCAGAAATAGAACCGTTGGATATAAGTTAGGTCAGGGTATGAAACTTAACGATATACTCTCTGATATGAAGATGATTGCCGAGGGGGTAAATACGACTGCTGCAGCATATCAGCTTTCAAAGAAATATGGTGTTGAGATGCCTATAACTGAACAGATGTATAGGCTTTTATATGAAGATATAGAGCCGAGGGATGTTGTAACCGTTCTTATGAAGAGAGAACTCAAGGCGGAGTGA